The Myroides phaeus DNA segment CGACAGTGAGCAAGCTGAGATTATCAGTATGCGTATTATTCAAAAAATTACTACTCACTTTGCTAACCACCTTCGCCACGAAGAAACAGTGGTTGACCAAAGTATAGAGTGGATAGAAAAAGTTTTCCAATTAGAATCCAATCATAATGAATAGAGTTATCAAAATCGGTACACGTGATAGTGAACTGGCTTTATGGCAAGCAAATAAAGTTGAAAGTGAACTTAAGAAGTTAGGTTATCAAACTCAATTAGTACCTGTTAAATCTACAGGTGATTTAGTGTTAGATAAACCCTTATATGAAATGGGTATTACGGGTATTTTTACAAAAACCCTTGATGTAGCCATGATTAAGAAAGAAGTCGATATTGCAGTGCATTCAATGAAAGATGTGCCTACTATGTTACCTGAAGGTATTGTGCAAGGGGCTGTTTTAAAGCGTGCTAACTCTGTTGATATCTTATTACATAAAGGTGATGTTGATTTTCTTAATCCAGACAAAGAAGCTGTTGTTGCAACAGGTAGTTTGAGAAGAAAAGCACAATGGCTTAACCGTTTTCCTAAACATACAATAGTTGATTTACGTGGGAATGTAAATACGCGTATGCAAAAATTAGAAGACAACGATTGGAATGGTGCAATCTTCGCTTCAGCGGGGTTAGATCGTATTAAAAAGAAGCCTAAAAATTATATCAACTTAGATTGGATGATTCCAGCTCCAGCACAAGGTGCTATGGTTGTTGTTGTAAACAGTGACGATAGTTTTGCTATGGAAGCTGTTTCTATGTTGAACAACTATGAAACGGAAATGGCTACGCATATCGAACGTCAGTTTTTACGTACGTTAGAAGGTGGATGTACGGCTCCAATTGGTGCATTAGCTACTTATAATGACCACGATGATACAATCAATTTTAAAGGGGTGTTATTCTCTTTAGATGGAAAAGAAAAGTTTGAAGTTAATAAAGTTGTTCCAATTGAAGAATGGAAAAAGCTTGGTTTTTTTGCGGCTAAAGAAATTCTTGAAAACGGAGGAAGTGTGTTAATGGAGAAGTTGCGCGAGCAATTAAAAAAATAATATGTCTGTAATTCCTACAATTTTATCTACACGTAAAGTAAAAGCAAAAGATTTACAAGGGTGGAATAACGCTACTTGTACACTTTTGCAAGCCGACTTTATAACAACAGAGGCGATTCCTTTTGACTTAACAAAGGTGAATGAATATTTGTTGTTTACAAGTCAAAATGCTGTGCGCAGTGTTTTACAAATTGATGAGTTGGCAGTGTTGCAATCAAAACCGACACTATGTGTAGGGATTAAGACCAAAGAATTATTAGAACAAAATGGATGGGAAGTAAAAGCTTGGGCACATTATGCAAAAGATTTAGATCCTATTTTGATAAAGGACTTTAAACACGATACAATCACTTTTTTTAGTGGGAGTATGCGCCGAGATGTTTTACCAGATGCATTTCGAGCGAATAATATTCACTTTAACGAGTTTAAAGTTTATGAAACAGTATTGAGTCCCCATAAAATATCTGACAAGGTTGATGGACTGTGTTTTTACAGCCCATCGGCAATTCAGAGTTATCTTCAGTTGAATACAATTACCGATGAGGTGTGTTTTTGTATTGGAGATACAACAGCAGAAGCATTAAAAGAAGTAACACAAAATATTGTATTGGCAGAACAACCAACAGTTGAAGCAACATTACAAGCTTGTGTCAAATATTATCAATAAAGTCAGCTAAAAATTGACGTATTAAAATCTATAGGAAATGATTAAAAATGATTTATTCTTAAGAGCCTTAAAAGGAGAAACAGTAGAAAGACCACCTGTGTGGATGATGCGCCAAGCAGGTAGATATTTACCAGAGTTTCGTGCCTTACGAGATAAATATGATTTTTTTACACGTTGTAGAATGCCTGAGATCGCGGCTGAAATTACAGTACAACCAATTCGTATTGTAAAACCAGATGCTGCAATTTTATTCTCAGATATTTTAGTAGTACCACAGGCGATGAATATTGATGTAGAAATGAAACCAGGTGTTGGACCGTGGGTACCTAACCCTATTCGTTCTGCAAAAGATGTTGCGCAAGTGATTGTTCCTAATATTGAAGAGACATTAGGATATGTAATGGATGCTATTAAAGTAACGAAGGAAATGTTGAATGATGAAGTGCCATTGATTGGATTCGCTGGTTCTCCTTGGACTATCTTTTGTTATGCAGTAGAAGGAAAAGGTTCTAAGAGCTTTGATTTAGCAAAAGGATTCTGTTTTTCTGATCCTGTTGCAGCACATACATTGTTACAAAAAATTACAGATACTACAATTTTATACTTAAAAGAAAAAGTAAAAGCAGGGGTTAACGCTGTTCAGATTTTTGACTCTTGGGGAGGAATGTTGTCTCCGGTTGACTATCAAGAATTTTCTTGGAGATATATTAATCAAATTGTAGAGGCGTTATCAGAGATTACTCCTGTTATCGTTTTTGGTAAAGGATGTTGGTTCGCGCTTCCTGAAATGGCAAAATCTAAAGCATCTGCATTAGGAGTTGATTGGACTTGTAG contains these protein-coding regions:
- the hemE gene encoding uroporphyrinogen decarboxylase: MIKNDLFLRALKGETVERPPVWMMRQAGRYLPEFRALRDKYDFFTRCRMPEIAAEITVQPIRIVKPDAAILFSDILVVPQAMNIDVEMKPGVGPWVPNPIRSAKDVAQVIVPNIEETLGYVMDAIKVTKEMLNDEVPLIGFAGSPWTIFCYAVEGKGSKSFDLAKGFCFSDPVAAHTLLQKITDTTILYLKEKVKAGVNAVQIFDSWGGMLSPVDYQEFSWRYINQIVEALSEITPVIVFGKGCWFALPEMAKSKASALGVDWTCSPQNARLFTGGDITLQGNFDPSRLMSPIPTIKKMVHEMIDAFGKDKYIVNLGHGILPHIPVDHAKAFIEAVKEYEQK
- a CDS encoding uroporphyrinogen-III synthase, encoding MSVIPTILSTRKVKAKDLQGWNNATCTLLQADFITTEAIPFDLTKVNEYLLFTSQNAVRSVLQIDELAVLQSKPTLCVGIKTKELLEQNGWEVKAWAHYAKDLDPILIKDFKHDTITFFSGSMRRDVLPDAFRANNIHFNEFKVYETVLSPHKISDKVDGLCFYSPSAIQSYLQLNTITDEVCFCIGDTTAEALKEVTQNIVLAEQPTVEATLQACVKYYQ
- the hemC gene encoding hydroxymethylbilane synthase; amino-acid sequence: MNRVIKIGTRDSELALWQANKVESELKKLGYQTQLVPVKSTGDLVLDKPLYEMGITGIFTKTLDVAMIKKEVDIAVHSMKDVPTMLPEGIVQGAVLKRANSVDILLHKGDVDFLNPDKEAVVATGSLRRKAQWLNRFPKHTIVDLRGNVNTRMQKLEDNDWNGAIFASAGLDRIKKKPKNYINLDWMIPAPAQGAMVVVVNSDDSFAMEAVSMLNNYETEMATHIERQFLRTLEGGCTAPIGALATYNDHDDTINFKGVLFSLDGKEKFEVNKVVPIEEWKKLGFFAAKEILENGGSVLMEKLREQLKK